Below is a genomic region from Hyla sarda isolate aHylSar1 chromosome 1 unlocalized genomic scaffold, aHylSar1.hap1 SUPER_1_unloc_20, whole genome shotgun sequence.
ttttgcagcggttgggggttcacagcttagagaccactgctatagagggtgcaaatgtatccgagccctggaactcaaataatgtgaaatatgagatgatcaaaatggagcccctgcactaattacttgggttctggggtctgtaaggtccatagtaaaaacatcaggttctgtccatagcagatactaaatcatggcagctctaagaaacaagcagtcatcgtgacatcagacatgtgatgtcatagacagctggagtcctgacattccactgacagccgcccgagccttcattctgtagattgttacagtgcgattagcaacttctatttcttcttcttgactgagatggagctaaaaggtttggggttcgtcccccttctgttggcgttttggtgtgcggcctggcttgccaccagctacatcgtgacggtcgtcctcggccatgccgcctcgccactgatgcacatcaggtaagataaacaagcacaagattcttatttcatgggttgggagtgaggaaatatccacaataacattggtttcttttccttcacagtgacgtgggaaatttctttcccgaaaacatattattgagaattggtttcatagggacgtccattggcactttggtactaacctttcttatttataagtatatggttatgcatactgaagagttcaggggtcatcaggtcctgatccagaggatcctgctcgccattgtgtgggcctcctgttttggtacagctgtcatgcatgtattgtcccccgaagaatatcccaggatacactttgtcagcacgataatttccattacatgtgaagccttatactaccttgggcagtccatccagatgtataaattaccaggagcaaacaaagtcatccaccatagtagatgcacctgctgtggcctgacttttacctgcgcaattttctactttggatataaaacattacaggaattattctatgatgatgaagactgggacgagatccgtgaaatcaccaccataatcatcgagtgggtgatgcttctactgatcctgataaacatcgtgacctattattccaccatgcagaggttaatgttaaccgtctccaggaacagctgcagactctctcttagagtaagaattgatgacttcggggtgtagaccaccacgtgggccatcaagtggacttctgggagagatactgcacaggacacggaaaaaccataaaaaaaataatatgagctggtaatattacctatacaaaaaaaataatatgagctggtgatattacctatacaaaaaaataaaaaaaataaaaaaaaaatattagtgtgtgatgtgtaatacctaccgtatatactcgagtataagccgagtttttcagcaccatttttcgtgctgaaaatgcccccctcggcttatactcgagtgatctctccgcctgtcaatcccttttcagtggtcttcaacctgcggacctccagatgttgtaaaactacaactcccagcatgcccagacagccatcggctgtctgggcatgctgggtgttgtagttttgaaacctctggaggtccacaggttgaagaccacttcggccttcgtcatcatccaggccccccccccccctcttttgttttgtactcacctcccccagtttgggtgagctggtccgggccatctatgctgcagggaccgtccggtggggagggatagtcattccgggctgtccattttcactggagggccctcttcatgcgcaacgtccctgtgcgtcgtcgtcaaggcaacctcactaggaccagctcaccctaacttcctgccgaggggaggtgagtacaaaacaaaaaggccacagtggtcttcaacctgcggacctccagaggttttaaaactacaactcccagcattcccggactgtccgggcatgctgggagttgtggttttgcaacatctggaggtccgcaggttgaagaccactgatgaagggattgaaaggcggtgatgatgaaagggagggggatgatgattaagggggggatgatgatgaaggctgcagtggtcttcaacctgcggacctccagaggtttcaaaactacaatcccagcatgcccagacag
It encodes:
- the LOC130298101 gene encoding DNA damage-regulated autophagy modulator protein 1-like, whose product is MELKGLGFVPLLLAFWCAAWLATSYIVTVVLGHAASPLMHISDVGNFFPENILLRIGFIGTSIGTLVLTFLIYKYMVMHTEEFRGHQVLIQRILLAIVWASCFGTAVMHVLSPEEYPRIHFVSTIISITCEALYYLGQSIQMYKLPGANKVIHHSRCTCCGLTFTCAIFYFGYKTLQELFYDDEDWDEIREITTIIIEWVMLLLILINIVTYYSTMQRLMLTVSRNSCRLSLRVRIDDFGV